Proteins co-encoded in one Listeria ivanovii subsp. ivanovii genomic window:
- the groES gene encoding co-chaperone GroES: MLKPLGDRVVIEVLEAEEKTASGIVLPDSAKEKPQSGKIIAVGSGRILENGTKEPLEVVEGDTVIFAKYSGTEVTYEGTDYLILRESDILAITK, encoded by the coding sequence TTGTTAAAACCATTAGGAGATCGTGTTGTAATTGAGGTACTGGAAGCAGAGGAAAAAACAGCAAGTGGTATTGTATTACCAGACTCTGCCAAAGAAAAGCCACAATCAGGTAAAATTATTGCAGTTGGTTCAGGTCGTATTCTTGAAAACGGAACAAAAGAACCACTTGAAGTAGTCGAAGGTGACACAGTTATTTTTGCAAAATACTCTGGAACTGAAGTGACATATGAAGGCACGGACTACTTGATTTTACGTGAAAGTGACATTTTAGCAATTACCAAATAA
- a CDS encoding CPBP family intramembrane glutamic endopeptidase produces the protein MAKRYMTIVLVYLLLLFSASVGIPIVYHIFVSTTSISSADANAYSMIIWSIFSNILSLIIIFALLYKKPEGNKIILGEKVSPFHSFIWVIGGVIGLYTAQIICSIIISLISGNIDDSGNTELLVKLTKAAPVFLLFISILGPILEELVFRKVIFGGLSNVMNIHVAAVISSLFFGLLHGDISFLLTYFVIGLILCFLYTKTKRISVSMGAHILMNTIVLLVSLGFIGG, from the coding sequence TTGGCTAAACGTTATATGACGATTGTTCTTGTTTATTTATTATTACTTTTTTCTGCATCAGTTGGAATTCCGATTGTTTATCATATTTTTGTGAGCACCACTTCCATTTCTTCTGCGGATGCAAATGCCTATAGTATGATTATTTGGTCGATTTTTTCCAATATCCTTTCACTTATCATTATTTTTGCTCTCCTTTATAAAAAGCCAGAGGGAAATAAAATCATTCTTGGAGAAAAAGTTTCTCCATTTCATAGCTTTATTTGGGTTATTGGCGGTGTAATTGGCTTATACACTGCGCAAATCATTTGTAGTATTATTATTTCACTAATTTCCGGAAATATCGATGACTCCGGAAATACGGAACTTCTTGTTAAATTAACAAAGGCAGCACCGGTTTTCTTACTATTTATTTCTATTCTTGGACCCATTTTAGAAGAACTTGTTTTTAGGAAAGTAATTTTTGGTGGTTTAAGTAATGTGATGAATATTCATGTCGCTGCGGTTATTAGTTCGCTATTTTTTGGCTTACTTCATGGGGATATTTCCTTTTTACTGACTTATTTTGTTATTGGGCTGATACTTTGTTTCCTTTATACTAAAACCAAACGAATTTCGGTTTCGATGGGAGCACATATTTTAATGAACACGATTGTTTTGTTAGTAAGTTTAGGTTTTATTGGAGGATGA
- a CDS encoding DUF4305 domain-containing protein translates to MKNSLIKQSFLYLALGLVFCFFTIDRVIANGYDIMAYILIVVTIIDFGIGIGMIIVGLKRRHKKNL, encoded by the coding sequence ATGAAAAATTCATTAATTAAGCAAAGTTTCCTTTATCTTGCACTTGGTTTAGTATTTTGCTTTTTTACTATCGATCGTGTGATAGCAAATGGCTATGATATTATGGCTTATATATTAATTGTTGTAACTATAATTGATTTTGGTATCGGGATCGGAATGATTATTGTTGGACTTAAAAGACGGCACAAAAAAAATCTGTAG
- a CDS encoding redox-sensing transcriptional repressor Rex, whose translation MMEETTKIPQATAKRLPLYHRYLKYLDESGKERVSSAELSEAVKVDSATIRRDFSYFGALGKKGYGYNVSYILDFFSKTLSQDKQTNVALIGVGNLGTALLHYNFMKNNNIKIVAAFDVDPAKVGSVQQDIPIYHLNDMEEIVRENGVEVVILTVPADEAQVTVDRLIEADVKGILNFTPARISVPKQVRVHHIDLTTELQTLIYFLENYPAKTE comes from the coding sequence ATGATGGAGGAAACAACAAAAATTCCACAAGCGACAGCAAAACGCTTACCATTATATCATCGTTACTTGAAATACCTAGATGAGTCAGGTAAGGAACGAGTATCATCAGCAGAACTGAGTGAAGCTGTGAAAGTTGATTCAGCGACGATTCGACGTGATTTTTCATATTTTGGCGCATTAGGTAAAAAAGGATACGGATATAACGTTTCATACATTCTCGACTTTTTTAGCAAAACACTTAGTCAAGACAAACAGACAAATGTTGCATTAATTGGTGTTGGTAACCTTGGTACAGCATTATTACATTACAACTTCATGAAAAACAATAATATCAAAATCGTTGCCGCATTTGATGTGGATCCAGCGAAAGTAGGTAGTGTTCAACAAGATATTCCGATTTATCACTTAAATGATATGGAAGAAATTGTTCGTGAAAATGGTGTCGAAGTAGTCATTTTGACCGTTCCAGCTGACGAGGCACAAGTGACTGTAGACCGTTTAATCGAAGCAGATGTAAAAGGTATTTTAAACTTTACACCAGCTCGTATCAGCGTTCCAAAACAAGTTCGTGTACATCATATTGATCTTACAACAGAATTACAAACATTAATTTATTTCCTAGAAAACTATCCGGCGAAAACCGAATAA
- a CDS encoding ABC-F family ATP-binding cassette domain-containing protein: MILLQVQQISKFFGAEVILDNIKLEVKTGDRIALVGRNGAGKSTLLKIIAGKMSYDGGMISKPKSVEIGYLAQNTGLESTKTIWDEMLGVFTALRKMEQDLRDMEIRLGEPELYNHPENYQALMKDYDTLQHTFKESGGYTYEAEIRSVLNGLRFYPADYEVAIASLSGGQKTRLALAKLLLAKQDILVLDEPTNHLDIETLSWLETYLQNYHGSLLIVSHDRYFLDKIVNQVYEISRTKIDHYKGNYSSFVSQKQAKLEQMWKEFDKQQKQIAKLEDFVARNLVRASTTKRAQSRRKQLEKMDVLGRPQGDEKSAHFGFHFEKQTGKDVLMVDKLSIGYAKDKRIASNLTFEMKRQDSLALVGPNGIGKSTLLKTLIRDIPPLSGEFHFGAGVKIGYYDQEQAKLTSNKTVLMELWDDYPELNEVNIRTTLGNFLFSDDDVLKNVQSLSGGEKARLALAKLTLLQANVLILDEPTNHLDIESKEVLEAALIDFEGTILFVSHDRYFINRIASKVVELAPENATVFLGDYDYYQEKLAEIKELARLDAEDRRRNGEEVVATASARKQNYQEEKEQQKLLRQRKRKLEEIEQLMEETDATIASLELELTKPEIFQDHEKTLEITGKLDSAKELVEKLMEEWEKISEELESI; the protein is encoded by the coding sequence ATGATTTTATTACAAGTTCAGCAAATTTCTAAATTCTTCGGTGCAGAAGTTATTTTAGATAATATTAAATTAGAAGTAAAAACGGGTGACCGTATAGCTTTAGTAGGTCGAAACGGTGCTGGAAAATCAACATTACTCAAAATTATTGCCGGAAAAATGAGCTATGATGGTGGAATGATTTCCAAACCCAAAAGTGTCGAAATTGGCTACTTAGCTCAAAATACCGGATTAGAATCTACCAAAACCATTTGGGATGAAATGTTAGGTGTCTTTACTGCCCTTAGAAAAATGGAACAAGATTTGCGTGATATGGAAATACGTCTCGGTGAACCAGAACTTTATAATCATCCTGAAAATTATCAAGCTCTTATGAAAGATTATGACACGCTGCAACATACGTTTAAAGAAAGTGGCGGGTATACGTATGAAGCAGAAATTCGTTCCGTTTTAAATGGCCTACGCTTTTACCCTGCCGATTATGAAGTAGCAATTGCTTCTTTAAGTGGTGGGCAAAAAACTCGGCTTGCACTGGCTAAATTACTGCTCGCAAAACAAGATATTCTCGTGCTGGATGAACCTACCAACCACTTAGATATCGAAACATTATCATGGCTAGAAACTTATTTGCAAAATTACCATGGTTCACTTTTAATTGTATCTCATGACCGTTATTTCCTTGATAAAATAGTTAATCAAGTTTATGAAATCAGTCGTACGAAAATAGATCATTATAAAGGCAATTACAGTTCTTTTGTCAGCCAAAAGCAAGCAAAATTAGAACAAATGTGGAAAGAGTTTGATAAGCAGCAAAAGCAAATTGCTAAATTAGAAGATTTTGTTGCAAGGAATTTAGTCCGTGCCTCCACAACGAAACGAGCACAAAGCAGACGAAAACAATTAGAAAAAATGGATGTTCTAGGCCGCCCACAAGGCGATGAAAAGTCTGCTCATTTTGGTTTTCATTTCGAAAAACAAACAGGTAAAGATGTTCTCATGGTAGATAAGCTTAGTATTGGTTACGCCAAAGATAAGCGAATCGCCTCTAACCTTACCTTTGAAATGAAACGCCAAGATAGCCTTGCGCTCGTTGGTCCAAATGGGATTGGTAAATCAACACTCCTAAAAACACTTATTCGTGATATTCCGCCGCTTAGTGGAGAATTCCACTTTGGTGCTGGTGTGAAAATTGGTTACTACGACCAAGAACAAGCGAAACTCACATCTAACAAAACCGTTTTAATGGAACTTTGGGATGATTATCCTGAATTAAATGAAGTAAATATCCGTACAACACTAGGTAATTTTTTATTTTCCGATGATGATGTCTTAAAAAACGTCCAATCGCTTAGTGGGGGAGAAAAAGCTAGGCTCGCGCTCGCAAAGCTCACTTTACTTCAAGCAAATGTACTTATTCTTGATGAACCTACCAACCATTTAGACATTGAAAGTAAAGAAGTTTTGGAAGCTGCTTTAATTGATTTTGAAGGAACAATTTTATTTGTTTCGCATGATCGTTATTTCATTAACCGCATCGCTTCCAAAGTAGTCGAACTTGCTCCAGAAAATGCAACTGTTTTCCTTGGTGATTATGACTATTATCAAGAAAAATTAGCTGAAATCAAAGAACTCGCGCGCCTTGATGCCGAAGACCGAAGAAGAAATGGCGAAGAAGTAGTTGCCACTGCTTCGGCGAGAAAACAAAACTATCAAGAAGAAAAAGAACAACAAAAATTACTCCGTCAAAGAAAACGCAAACTGGAAGAAATCGAGCAACTTATGGAAGAAACAGATGCAACCATCGCCTCACTTGAACTTGAGTTAACCAAACCGGAAATCTTTCAAGATCATGAGAAAACACTTGAAATCACTGGGAAATTAGATTCTGCAAAAGAACTAGTAGAAAAACTAATGGAAGAGTGGGAAAAAATAAGCGAAGAATTAGAATCAATCTAA
- a CDS encoding alpha/beta hydrolase has product MKKILIISGSILVGLLLIITICASFYLYSYALARDNTSMNDTPTTDQTTDTAKLAKKNREENQAWMQKQKLVRWTEESSDNLKLVANYLEADKPSNTTIILAHGYRGKSGKIEMAGLAKMYHEKFGYNVLMPDARAHGESEGKNIGFGWPERKDYVQWINQVIDKNGKDEKIALHGVSMGSSTVLMTSGEDLPKQVKSVIADCGYTSMDAELTYQLKAMFHLPKFPIIQTASLINKVKEGFYFGEASAIKAVAKTDLPIFYIHGNKDAFVPTYMVDELYDATNSYKEKWIVRGAEHGQAYTVAPETYEEKVRQFINKTM; this is encoded by the coding sequence ATGAAAAAGATTTTAATTATTTCTGGTTCTATTTTAGTAGGATTACTTTTAATTATCACCATTTGCGCAAGTTTTTATTTATATAGCTACGCACTAGCTCGTGATAATACAAGTATGAATGACACACCAACAACCGACCAAACAACCGATACCGCTAAACTCGCAAAGAAAAATCGCGAAGAAAATCAAGCTTGGATGCAAAAACAAAAGCTCGTTCGCTGGACAGAAGAATCCAGTGATAATTTGAAATTAGTTGCTAATTACTTAGAAGCCGATAAACCTTCAAATACAACCATTATTCTTGCTCACGGCTATCGTGGGAAAAGTGGTAAGATCGAAATGGCTGGTCTTGCAAAAATGTATCATGAAAAGTTTGGCTATAATGTTTTAATGCCTGATGCAAGAGCACACGGGGAAAGTGAAGGCAAAAATATTGGCTTTGGCTGGCCGGAACGAAAAGATTATGTCCAGTGGATTAATCAAGTCATTGATAAAAATGGGAAAGACGAAAAAATCGCACTTCATGGCGTATCGATGGGCAGCTCTACTGTTTTAATGACCAGTGGCGAAGATCTACCGAAACAAGTCAAAAGCGTCATCGCGGATTGCGGTTATACATCCATGGACGCGGAACTTACTTACCAACTGAAAGCCATGTTCCATTTACCAAAGTTTCCAATTATCCAAACAGCTAGCTTAATTAACAAGGTTAAGGAAGGTTTTTACTTTGGTGAAGCTAGTGCCATCAAAGCTGTCGCAAAAACCGATTTACCGATTTTTTATATTCACGGAAACAAAGATGCGTTTGTTCCAACTTATATGGTAGACGAGCTTTATGATGCAACAAATAGCTATAAAGAAAAGTGGATTGTCAGAGGTGCGGAACATGGTCAAGCTTACACTGTGGCCCCAGAAACTTATGAAGAAAAAGTACGCCAGTTTATCAATAAAACAATGTAA
- the tsaD gene encoding tRNA (adenosine(37)-N6)-threonylcarbamoyltransferase complex transferase subunit TsaD, which translates to MKKNTLILGIESSCDETAASVVKNGNEIISSVVASQIESHKRFGGVVPEIASRHHVEQITLVIEEALEKANVTMDDLNAVAVTEGPGLVGALLIGVNAAKTLAFMHNLPLIGVHHIAGHIYANRFETEMKFPLLALVVSGGHTELVLMRDENKFEIIGETRDDAAGEAYDKVARTLGLAYPGGVQIDKLAKDGEDTFHFPRAMMDDGSFDFSFSGLKSSFINTLHNLRQRGDEPNPNDMAASFQASVIDVLVTKTILAAKKYEVNQLLLAGGVAANQGLRARLIQEVEIELPDTELIIPPLSLCGDNAAMIAAAGTVSFLQGKRSHLEMNANPGLLLEDI; encoded by the coding sequence ATGAAAAAAAATACATTAATTCTTGGGATAGAATCAAGCTGTGATGAAACGGCTGCTTCTGTCGTGAAAAATGGGAATGAAATCATTTCAAGTGTGGTGGCTTCACAAATAGAAAGCCATAAACGTTTTGGCGGGGTAGTCCCTGAAATTGCGTCGAGACACCATGTGGAACAAATTACGCTTGTGATTGAAGAAGCACTGGAAAAAGCGAATGTAACGATGGATGATCTAAATGCGGTTGCTGTCACAGAGGGCCCAGGACTCGTTGGCGCGCTTTTAATTGGTGTGAATGCAGCTAAGACACTTGCTTTTATGCACAACTTACCGTTAATTGGGGTGCACCATATTGCGGGTCATATTTATGCTAATCGGTTTGAAACGGAAATGAAGTTTCCACTGTTAGCTTTAGTTGTTAGTGGAGGCCATACGGAGCTTGTTTTAATGCGTGATGAAAATAAATTTGAGATTATTGGCGAAACAAGAGACGATGCGGCTGGTGAAGCATATGACAAAGTAGCACGGACACTTGGTTTAGCTTATCCAGGTGGTGTACAAATTGATAAACTTGCAAAAGACGGCGAAGATACATTCCATTTTCCTAGAGCGATGATGGATGATGGTTCGTTTGATTTTAGTTTCAGTGGTTTGAAATCTTCTTTTATAAATACCTTGCATAATTTAAGACAACGCGGGGACGAGCCAAACCCGAATGATATGGCAGCAAGTTTTCAAGCGAGTGTGATTGATGTGTTAGTGACGAAAACGATTCTAGCTGCTAAAAAATATGAAGTAAACCAACTACTGCTTGCTGGTGGTGTAGCAGCCAATCAAGGTTTACGCGCACGGCTTATTCAAGAAGTCGAAATAGAACTTCCAGACACAGAATTAATCATTCCACCTCTTTCATTATGTGGGGACAATGCTGCGATGATTGCAGCCGCGGGAACAGTAAGCTTTTTACAAGGAAAACGTAGTCATTTGGAAATGAATGCAAATCCAGGACTATTATTAGAAGATATATAG
- the rimI gene encoding ribosomal protein S18-alanine N-acetyltransferase, which yields MSLEEALLFKEATVADLKSIMNVENAAFTVPWTEAAFRNEFIINQYAYYILASYKEKVVGYAGIWLVLDEGHVTNIAIHPEFQGNHYGEALLREIIRIAKERGIIRITLEVRVSNNVAQSLYKKLGFQDGAIRKNYYPDTKEDALVMWVDL from the coding sequence GTGAGTTTGGAAGAAGCTTTGTTGTTTAAAGAAGCGACAGTTGCAGACTTGAAAAGTATTATGAATGTTGAAAATGCTGCATTTACAGTACCATGGACGGAAGCTGCTTTTCGAAACGAGTTTATTATTAATCAATATGCGTATTATATTCTTGCAAGCTATAAAGAGAAAGTAGTTGGTTACGCAGGGATTTGGCTAGTGCTTGATGAGGGACATGTAACGAATATTGCGATTCATCCGGAATTTCAAGGAAACCATTATGGTGAGGCGCTTCTTCGTGAAATAATCCGAATAGCGAAAGAGCGCGGTATCATTCGGATAACACTAGAAGTTCGTGTGTCAAACAATGTAGCACAAAGTCTTTACAAAAAATTAGGATTTCAAGATGGCGCCATTCGGAAAAACTATTATCCGGATACGAAAGAAGATGCGCTAGTGATGTGGGTGGACTTATGA
- the tsaB gene encoding tRNA (adenosine(37)-N6)-threonylcarbamoyltransferase complex dimerization subunit type 1 TsaB: MILGMDTSSDTMTIALFAEGAVIGEYTTNLKKNHSVRLLPAIADLMNECGVKPADLEKIAVAKGPGSYTGLRIGVTVAKTMAWDAGIPIVGISSLRLLAENGVYFPGKVVALMDARRGNVYAGVYQASQGEMNHVIADSHIALTDLLEKLKQDGETEVILFTGTLNEQICLTITDILGERAIFASADYTYSRASALVKLADKLVGEPADNFIPDYLKLAEAESKWLESRRSE, encoded by the coding sequence ATGATACTGGGAATGGATACATCTTCTGATACGATGACAATAGCACTTTTTGCTGAGGGGGCTGTCATTGGGGAATATACAACAAATTTGAAGAAAAATCATAGTGTTCGTTTGTTACCTGCAATTGCGGATTTAATGAATGAATGTGGGGTAAAACCAGCTGATCTAGAGAAAATTGCTGTTGCCAAAGGACCTGGTTCTTATACTGGCTTAAGAATTGGTGTGACAGTAGCAAAAACAATGGCATGGGATGCGGGAATTCCAATTGTAGGGATTTCTTCTTTGAGACTTTTAGCTGAAAATGGGGTGTATTTTCCTGGGAAAGTAGTTGCTTTGATGGATGCGCGCCGGGGCAATGTTTATGCAGGGGTTTATCAAGCAAGTCAAGGTGAAATGAACCATGTCATAGCCGATAGCCATATTGCGTTGACAGATTTACTTGAAAAATTAAAACAAGACGGAGAAACAGAAGTAATATTATTTACTGGAACGCTGAATGAACAAATTTGCCTAACCATTACAGATATTCTTGGAGAACGGGCTATTTTTGCGAGTGCAGATTATACGTATTCACGTGCGAGTGCTCTCGTGAAGTTAGCGGATAAATTAGTCGGAGAGCCAGCAGATAATTTTATTCCTGATTATCTGAAACTTGCAGAAGCAGAGAGTAAGTGGCTAGAATCGAGGCGTTCTGAGTGA
- the tsaE gene encoding tRNA (adenosine(37)-N6)-threonylcarbamoyltransferase complex ATPase subunit type 1 TsaE, whose translation MEFERVMTREEDTKLLAKQLGEKLQAGDVILLEGDLGAGKTTFTKGIGEGLLIPQMIKSPTFTIIREYKKGRLPLYHMDVYRLEDASPDELGLEEYFYGLGVSVVEWAHFVREDLPSEYLEIRLFHIDENTRKIVAKPVGKRYEQLAMEVF comes from the coding sequence ATGGAATTCGAACGAGTGATGACAAGGGAAGAAGATACAAAACTACTCGCAAAGCAACTTGGAGAGAAACTTCAAGCAGGAGATGTGATTTTACTTGAAGGTGATCTGGGTGCTGGGAAAACTACTTTTACAAAAGGAATCGGCGAAGGCCTTTTAATTCCGCAAATGATTAAAAGTCCTACCTTTACGATTATCCGCGAATATAAAAAAGGGCGCTTACCACTTTACCATATGGATGTGTACCGACTGGAAGATGCTTCTCCTGATGAACTTGGTCTGGAGGAATATTTTTATGGCTTGGGGGTAAGTGTAGTTGAGTGGGCCCATTTTGTGCGTGAAGATTTACCGAGTGAGTACTTGGAAATTCGGCTTTTCCATATAGATGAGAATACACGTAAAATTGTGGCTAAACCTGTTGGTAAAAGATATGAACAACTTGCGATGGAGGTTTTTTGA
- the crcB gene encoding fluoride efflux transporter CrcB, protein MLVNFLLVGFGAGLGAILRYGISVFVKSKWKTNFPYATFFINITGSFLLGFLISSALDPVWQLLLGTGFMGGYTTFSTFKVESMELKWKASYRVLFSYLGLSYVFGLVAAFIGIMVGL, encoded by the coding sequence ATGTTAGTTAATTTTTTACTGGTTGGTTTTGGTGCTGGGCTTGGCGCGATATTACGTTACGGGATTTCTGTATTTGTGAAAAGTAAATGGAAGACTAACTTTCCCTATGCGACTTTTTTTATCAATATAACTGGTTCATTTTTACTTGGATTTCTTATTTCTTCAGCGTTAGACCCGGTATGGCAACTGCTACTTGGTACTGGTTTTATGGGCGGATATACCACTTTTTCCACTTTTAAAGTAGAGAGTATGGAATTAAAATGGAAAGCGAGTTACCGAGTACTTTTTTCTTATTTGGGACTCAGCTATGTTTTTGGCTTAGTAGCAGCTTTTATTGGAATAATGGTTGGTTTATAA
- the crcB gene encoding fluoride efflux transporter CrcB, giving the protein MYFFYVGMFGALGGMCRYAFTLWLGGGSFPYATLAVNLIGCFLLAFVMTFLAEKSRLSLVVLNGIGTGFIGAFTTFSAFSVDSIQLLQNGEIVWAITYIAVSLMGGLFMVKMGSMLSARLLKRGTHDVS; this is encoded by the coding sequence ATGTATTTTTTTTATGTTGGGATGTTTGGTGCATTAGGTGGGATGTGTCGTTATGCATTTACCTTGTGGCTTGGTGGCGGCAGTTTTCCGTATGCGACATTAGCGGTTAATTTGATAGGCTGTTTCTTACTAGCATTTGTGATGACGTTTTTAGCAGAAAAATCGCGTCTTTCGTTAGTGGTTTTGAACGGCATTGGGACAGGTTTTATCGGAGCATTTACGACATTTTCGGCATTTAGTGTGGACTCTATTCAACTACTCCAAAACGGGGAAATCGTATGGGCGATTACTTATATTGCAGTTAGTTTAATGGGGGGACTTTTCATGGTGAAGATGGGGTCTATGCTTAGCGCTCGCCTGTTAAAAAGGGGGACTCACGATGTTAGTTAA
- a CDS encoding aminoglycoside phosphotransferase family protein, with product MEIQSIEMLKNASVIKEINKGFSLDQKYQVDDNYLVRIFHKATLKERKIEFETIQKLNSVTQNIPRALDFGTLQGEGYMVIDYLQGKDAESGMDELSNFEQFQAGFSAGEVLQKIHKADIEGPKINWFDFQQEKYFRKLKILKNSMMEISFLQETEDFIEANLFLMRGRESRLQHGDFHPANIILNQHQFAGIIDFNRLEFGDPLFDLAKIGFFTTNSSITFAKGNILGYLNEEEPAGFWKLFALYTAMHLVFALSWASEKDYRNLGKLIDYAKKAVDSHDNFRKLMPKWMTY from the coding sequence TTGGAGATACAATCTATTGAGATGTTAAAGAATGCAAGTGTTATTAAAGAAATAAATAAAGGTTTTTCACTAGACCAGAAATATCAAGTGGATGATAATTATTTAGTTCGTATTTTCCATAAGGCTACACTGAAAGAGCGAAAAATAGAATTTGAAACAATTCAAAAGTTAAATTCAGTAACACAAAATATTCCACGAGCACTTGATTTTGGTACCCTTCAAGGGGAAGGTTATATGGTGATAGATTATTTGCAAGGAAAAGATGCAGAAAGTGGAATGGATGAATTATCTAATTTTGAACAGTTTCAGGCAGGCTTTTCAGCAGGAGAGGTTTTGCAAAAAATACATAAAGCAGATATAGAAGGACCAAAAATAAATTGGTTTGATTTTCAACAAGAGAAATATTTTCGTAAATTAAAAATATTGAAGAATTCGATGATGGAGATATCCTTTTTACAAGAAACAGAAGATTTTATTGAAGCGAATTTATTTCTAATGAGAGGAAGAGAGAGTCGGCTGCAGCACGGGGATTTTCATCCGGCGAATATCATTTTAAATCAGCATCAATTTGCAGGGATTATTGATTTTAATCGTTTGGAATTTGGGGACCCCTTATTTGATTTAGCAAAAATCGGTTTTTTCACAACAAACAGTAGTATTACTTTTGCGAAGGGAAATATTTTAGGTTATCTTAATGAAGAAGAGCCAGCTGGTTTTTGGAAACTGTTTGCCCTTTATACAGCGATGCACCTTGTGTTTGCTCTTAGTTGGGCAAGTGAGAAGGATTATCGTAATTTAGGGAAATTAATAGATTATGCAAAAAAGGCCGTGGACAGTCACGATAATTTCCGGAAGTTAATGCCAAAATGGATGACTTACTAG